A segment of the Sulfitobacter donghicola DSW-25 = KCTC 12864 = JCM 14565 genome:
AGTAGCCCGACTGGAAATTATGTCGAAATAGCACAGATTATTGATGGGCCGATCGGCTTCCAAGCGCGTGCGTTTTTCAACCAAACAACAAACGACCTTGTGATAGCCTTCAGCGGCACAGAAGGTTTCCCCAATGACGCTCCTGAATTCATTCCAGATGCGGCGGCAGGCCTGGTCTTGGCAGTCTCTGGCGTTTCGCTCTAACAGGCCGCTGCGGAAGCGTTTATTTCGACAGCCGTCGGACTTGCAAACTTACAGCCTGGTGCCTTTGGCAATGTTGATGTCACTTACGTTGGCCACTCTTTGGGGGGGTTCCTGGCCCAGACAGCGAGTGCCAGTGGCACAGAAGGTGAAGTTGTCGCGTTCAACGCCCCAGGAGCGGGTGGCTTTCTTAACTTGCCTCAGGACCACCCTTTCCCGGAAGAAAATTTTACTTACGTGTATTCTGACCCTAGCGCTTGGGATGTTGGCAGTGGTGCCATTCACAGTGTTGGGCTGCCGATATCGGATAACCTTTTGTATGTTCCCGGTTCTGAGGGGCACTCATTAAGCAACGATAGTGGCACGGGGCTCGGAGATGTTTTGATTGACACCACGGACTTGGAAGAAATGGACCCGGATAACTTCTTGCCTGTTGATGAGGCAATAGGTCTGATCGCGCCGGTATTGATTGATTTCTTTGTGGACGATGAAGCTACGGACACTAATATTGAAGGCACCGCCTCTGCCGATACTCTTTTGGGGGACGAAGGTGACAATCTCATCGAAGGTCTTGCTGGCAATGATGTCATCGAAGGTCTTGCTGGCGATGATGTCATCGAGGGTGGTGATGGCCACGATCAAATCTTCGGCGGTTCTGGCGACGACTTCATTTTTGGCGGCGCAGGTGACGATGTTCTGACTGGTAACGGCGGCGCAGATACACTCGATGGTGGCGCTGGCAATGACTGGTTGAACGGTGGTTGGGGATATGACGACCTGATCGGCGGAACTGGCGCAGACCGATTTTATCACCACGGCGTAGAAACTGGTTTCGGAACGGAATGGATCCATGACTTTAGTGATGCTGAGGGGGACAAATTAGTGACCCAAGCGAACGGGACCGCTGATGACTTTGTGGTCAATTTCGCTACGACCCCAGGCCGAGGAAGCGACGATATCGCGGAAGCTTTTATCCGATACGTTCCAACAGGTCAGATTGCGTGGGTCCTGCAAGATGGGGCTGACCTAGATGAGATTACGATCAAGACCGCCGATGGCACATTCGATCTATTGTAATCAGAAGAAACCATAAGAAAGCCCTGCTTTCTAAATGAAACCCCAAATATTAAACGGCCCTCTACTAGATCGTTAGGGGGCCGTTTTCACATCTAAAAGCAATGGTACCGTTATAACTTTAAGGGGTGCAGTGGAACGCTTCCGCCACGCAAACTCGAAGCCCTTAGGGTGGGGATGATCGCAGATCAGCGCCAAGTTTGCATAGTGTGCGCACTTCCTCTATAAGTTGGAAGAGTAAAGGCAGGTCCATGGTTAAGATTATTACCGCAAACACATCCAAAAAGCAAACCAAGCGGGTCCGCACCGCAACCCAAGAAGCTGCCCAGGCCGAACTCGATGCAACCCGAGCAGCCACCGCCGCCCGCCGTCAGGACACTCGCCGCAAAGTCGTCATCGGCGGCGCACTCATGGCCCTGGCAGACCGTGACCCAGTAGCCACGCAAATGCTGGAACAGCTCAAGGCAAACCTGACACGACCCGCCGACAAAGCGCTTTTTGAGGGCGAGGACGACAATGGCTGACAGCGCAATCTTCCATCTCGACGTCAAAACAATCGGCAGGTCAC
Coding sequences within it:
- a CDS encoding calcium-binding protein: MYSDPSAWDVGSGAIHSVGLPISDNLLYVPGSEGHSLSNDSGTGLGDVLIDTTDLEEMDPDNFLPVDEAIGLIAPVLIDFFVDDEATDTNIEGTASADTLLGDEGDNLIEGLAGNDVIEGLAGDDVIEGGDGHDQIFGGSGDDFIFGGAGDDVLTGNGGADTLDGGAGNDWLNGGWGYDDLIGGTGADRFYHHGVETGFGTEWIHDFSDAEGDKLVTQANGTADDFVVNFATTPGRGSDDIAEAFIRYVPTGQIAWVLQDGADLDEITIKTADGTFDLL